DNA from Thermomicrobiales bacterium:
TCAATGAGACGCTGGCGTCGCTCGGGCTGACAAGCACGGAGATTCGCTGGTATCCGGGGCCGGGTGGCTCGATCGAGAATGACTCAGGCCGCGCCTTGCTGGGCGTTTCGGATGGGCGGATGCTCGCCGACTTGCGCGCCGATCAGGCGTTTAACGTCACCTCGGCTGCGGACGTGGCGGCGCTGATGCGGATGCTGCTGGCCGGTGAGGTCGTCGACGCGGAGTCGAGCCAGGAGATGATCGACCTGCTGGCGCGGCAGCAGATCAACGACCGGCTGCCGGCCTACCTGCCGGAGGGCACCGAGGTCGCGCATAAGACGGGCAACCTTGACGGGCTGATGCACGACGCCGGAATCATCTTCGCTCCGGCCGGACCGGTGATCGTCGTTGTCATGACGGAAGACGTCGACGAGTGGGTCTCGACGGACCTGATCGCGCAGATCGGGCTGCTGGCCTACCAGACGCATGAGTAGGTGTCGATAGCCGACCGATCTGTTTGTCGCCGGCCGGTGTGCGCGAGAGGGGCCTCTTCTACGTTAGACCGGTGCGGACGGGTGGGAGATCTCTCACTGCGGTTCGAGATGACAGATTACGGGGATGGCTGTCGGATCGGACTCCTCGTCATTGCTGGCATTGACAACCCGTTGGCTTGGCAACCTGCTTTTTCTCTTGTCATCTCGAACCGCAGTGAGAGATCTCCCACCTGCTCGACGCAGTCCGACTCAGAAGAGGCTTCTCATTGGCGCTCAAAGCGACAGGCGCGGGCGACACATTCACGGGGCACTAGCGCAGGCTGCGCATTTCGGGGCGCAGGAGAATGGTCCAGAGGCCGGCGAGGACGAGCATGATGCCGGCAACGGCGAAAGCGCCGGAGGTGCTGGTGAGCTCGGCGATGGTGCCGAGGATCAGGAAACCGATTGGCATCAGGCCGTTCACCATCGACTGCGCCGCGACCGCGCGGCCACGAAAGCGATCCTCGGCGAACGTCTGAACGAGCGTGTCGCTCTGGATGATGTAGGCCATCTGGAACAGTCCGGTGACGAAGAGTCCGACGGCGATGACCGGGAAGGAGTCGCCGATCGCGACGAGCAGCAAGCCAACTCCAGTACCCAGCATCCCAACATAGATCGTCGCGCCACGCAGGCCGCGTCCGGTCAGGAGGCCGGCTGCAATCGTGCCCAGCATCGCGCCGGCCCCGGTGACGGAGTAGAGCGTGCCGAGCGTCCCAGCGTTGCCGTTTAGCGTATCGCTGGCAACAGCCGGCAGCAGCGCGACGTGGGACATGCCGAAGAGGTAGGGGAAGATGTCGTTCGCCAGTGCGGCGCGAAGCATCCGGTTCGAGCGGATGTAGGCAACGGCGTCGCGCAGATCACCGACAACCGACGGTCGCGCGGCCTCTTCGAGCGGGCCACCCGCGGAGGTGATAGCAGCGGCGGCGAGCAGCGGAACGAGCATGACCAGAAAGGCCGCCGGGACGTACAGTCCCAAACCGAGCAGCAGCACGGCAGCGACGCCGGAGACATCTACCAACAAGCCGGCGATTGGTGGCACGGCCACGCGCGAGACATTGCCGAGCATGGCGTTGATCGCGATGGCGCTTTGTAACTTGCCCATCGGCACGAGGCTCGGCAAGAGCGACGAGCTGGCGGGATAACTGAACGACGCGGCGATGCCCATGACGACGACGGTCGCGGCGATCGCCGGGACGGTGAGCCAGTCGAGCAGGGCTAGTAGACCCAGGAAGCCGAGCCCAAGCCCCTGCACCAGATTCTGCAGCGCCAGGATCCGGCGACGGTCGAAGCGATCGACGAAGACGCCGACGACCGGCGCGAGCAACAGGCCGGGCACCATCTGCATGAACGAGACGAGGCCGAGGAGGAAGTTGCTGCCGGTGAGGTCATAGACGATGTAGCCGATGATCGTCGTCTGCAGCGAGCGACCGGCCATGGCGAGCGACTGCGCCCAGAAGAGGCGGCGAAACGATGGATAGTGCCAGGCGGCCAGGGCACGCGAGCCAACCAGTCGCCCGCGTGGCGGCTGGCTTGAGTGCTCGATATCAGGTTCGGTATCCAGCACCGTGCGCTGCCTCCTCGTGACGACGACCGCTGAACAATAGCATTAGTCGTAGGCTTGGGGCAGGAATGGAGTATTGGACGGGATGAGCGATGCGACTGACTGTCGATCGTGAGGCAAACACACTTGTCGTAACGCCGGACAGCGACCAGCAATCGACGCGGACCGTGATCGCAGACGGGACGCTGGATGTCGGCGAAGGCGGCGTGCTACTGGGCGTTGAGGTGCAGGTGTCGGAGGCTCTGGGAGATCTCGCTGGGCAGTTCGGCGGCTGGGACGACGCGGTGGATACCGACGACACTTCGGCGTATCTGACGTTGATGCCGGGGGATGATAGCCACGCGCGCTCGACGCCAATCGCCGTCAAGATCGGGCTGGCCGCGTCCGGGCAGGTGACGAGTCTTTCAGTGCCTC
Protein-coding regions in this window:
- a CDS encoding MFS transporter, producing MLDTEPDIEHSSQPPRGRLVGSRALAAWHYPSFRRLFWAQSLAMAGRSLQTTIIGYIVYDLTGSNFLLGLVSFMQMVPGLLLAPVVGVFVDRFDRRRILALQNLVQGLGLGFLGLLALLDWLTVPAIAATVVVMGIAASFSYPASSSLLPSLVPMGKLQSAIAINAMLGNVSRVAVPPIAGLLVDVSGVAAVLLLGLGLYVPAAFLVMLVPLLAAAAITSAGGPLEEAARPSVVGDLRDAVAYIRSNRMLRAALANDIFPYLFGMSHVALLPAVASDTLNGNAGTLGTLYSVTGAGAMLGTIAAGLLTGRGLRGATIYVGMLGTGVGLLLVAIGDSFPVIAVGLFVTGLFQMAYIIQSDTLVQTFAEDRFRGRAVAAQSMVNGLMPIGFLILGTIAELTSTSGAFAVAGIMLVLAGLWTILLRPEMRSLR